The nucleotide window CGCATAGACCGAGGTCCACTGCTTGATGATCGGGGTCAGGTCGGCGTCGTAATCGACGTTCTCGTCCGGCACCGGCAGGTTCAGCACGTCACGGTCGATGAACACCCCGGACTCGCCGGTGTCGGCCAGCACGATGAATTCGTGGCTGAGGTCGCCGCCGATCGGGCCGGTCTCGGCGCGCATCGGGATTGCCTTCAGGCCCATCCGCGCGAAGGTGCGCAGGTAAGCGACGAACATCTTGTTGTAGGATTTGCGCGCGCCGGCTTCGTCGACGTCGAACGAGTACGCGTCCTTCATCAGGAATTCGCGGCCGCGCATCACGCCGAAACGCGGACGCTGCTCGTCGCGGAATTTCCATTGAATATGATAGAGATTCAGCGGCAGGCTCTTGTACGACTTGATGTAGGCCCGGAAGATCTCGGTGATCATTTCCTCGTTGGTCGGGCCGTACAGCAGCTCGCGCTTGTGCCGGTCGGCGATCCGCAGCATCTCCGGCCCATAGGCGTCGTAGCGGCCGCTCTCGCGCCACAGATCTGCGAGCTGCAAGGTCGGCATCAGCAGTTCGATCGCGCCGGCGCGGTTCTGCTCCTCGCGCACGATCTGCTCGATCTTCTTCAGCACCCGATGGCCGAGCGGCAACCAGGCATAGATACCGGCGGCCTCCTGCCGCAGCATGCCGGCGCGCAGCATCAGCCGGTGCGAGACGATCTCGGCCTCCTTCGGGTTTTCCTTCAGGATCGGCAGGAAGAATCGCGACAAACGCATGGGATTTGCTCGGAGAATCGGGTGGAAGTTGAATTTCCGCCAGTGAAACCGGATCGGGCGCCAAAACACAAGGGCGGCAGCCGCGCAACTCGGCAAATCGAGCCGGATTGGCGTCGTTTCCGCGCAGCGCGCGACCACGATGGCCTAGCACGGCGGGCCCGCCCCCGGCACCCGACTATCGAATCACGATCGGGCCTTCGAGGTTCACCTTCTCGAAATCCGAGATCAGCACGCCGAGCGTCAGCGTCCACTTTCCCGGCACCGGCGCCGTCAGCCGCGCCCGCCACGATCCGTTCGCCGCCCGCTGTGCCGCAGCGCCGAGAGGCTCGATCCCAGCTTCCGGATTGGCGAGTGTCACCGATAGCGCCTGCGCGGCGAGCGGCGCCTCGTCGGCGGTCTGCAGCAGCACCTCGATCTCGACCGGGCCGGCCCGCGCCGACGTCAGCGTGACCGTGGCCATCGCCCGCTCGCCATGGACGTGCACGACGTCGGCGGCCACTGCAGCGACGCTGCGCGGCGGCGGCGTGAACCGCCACAGCCCGACAACGCCGAGAATCGCGACCACCAGCATCAGCTCGGCGAAAATGCTGGCCCGCATCGTCCGCACCGCGGCGGCGTCGCCCGCCATCAGACGCGGCGTCAAGCGCACCCGGTTCCACAGCGCTAGGCCGAGCAGTCCGAGCACCAGCGCCAGCTTGCCGAGCAGCACCCGGCCGTAATCGCTCTGCCACAGCGCATCGACCGTTCCGAGTTCGATCGCGGCCAGCGCCACGCCGCTGACCAGCAGCGCCAGGATCGCCAGCGGGATCGCACGCGAAAATCGCCGCAGCGTCGCCGGCGCCGCATCGCGCTTGCCGATCGCGATTGCCAGCGGCAGCAGCGCGCCGATCCACAGCGCCAGGCTGACGCCATGCACCCACACCGCGGCGGATGCGACTTCGCGCGGTTCGGCCGTGGCGGCGTGGCCGCTGACGGCGAACGCCGTGCCCAGGCTCACCACCGCACCGAGCGACAACAGCCGCGCGTTCCAGCCGCGCCAGCGCAGCGACAGCAGCGCCACCATCAATGCGATGCCGGACAGAGCCGCGGCGTCGCCGAACGAGCCGGACCCGCCGGCCCGCCATACCGCAGCCTCGCCGATCCGGGAAAGCGGCAGGTCGAGCACGTCCAGCCCTTGCAGGCCAACCGAGAGAGTGAGCGCAGCGAGACCAAGCAGCGCGACGGCGGCGCAGCCGGCGCGTGCACCGCGCGACGGGGCTGCGGCGATCCAGCCGAGAAATGCCGCGCCGCCTACCGCCATCAGCAGCGTCAGCTCGAACGCAATCCTAGTCAGCCAGATCGCGGTCCGACGCATCGGATCGTCGGGCACCTCGATGGCCGGCAGCCTCTGGCCGGGCGTGCCGATCCAGAACGTCAGCGCCCCGCCGATCGGATGGCCATCGGCGGACGCCACCCGCCAACTCAGCAGATGCGCGCCCTCGCCCAGCGCCGCCGGCGGCGCGAACCGCAGCGTCGCGCCGTCCTGATCGATCGCGGTGATCGGCTGGCTGCGGCCGCGGGCGTCGATCAGTTGCAGCCGCAGCGCGGTGACCGGCTCGTTGAAGGTCAGCCTGAAGCTCTGCGGCGCCGCCGCCAGCACCGAATCTGCGGCGGGATCGCTGGCGACCAGGCTTGCATGCGCCGCCGCGACCGCCGGCCACAGCAGCACGGCGATCGCCGTGATCCAGGCCAGCCAGCGCCCGCGGCTGAGCGTGTGTCGGCGAGCCGCGGTCACGGCGCTTTCGGCTTCAACCGCAGCACCGGGGCCGGCTCGTGCAGCGCGTCGGACTTCTGCCCCGCGGCCGGGATCTCGATCCAGCGCGACACGCCCTTGTCGCATTCCTGCACCACCGGGAAGTACAGCGTCTTGCCGGCGGCATCGGGCAATTTCATCACCAGACCGAAAGTGTCGTAGAGATTGTCCGGGAGCGGCCCGCCGCGCCAGGTCACCTCGTCGACGGTCTCGGTGATGGTCTTGCCGTGCAGCTTCGGCTGTTCACCCTCGATCTTGCGGGTCTTGATCTCGACCGACCAGCCCGGCTTCATCTGCGGCTTCACCGACAGCACGCCGTCCGGAATCTTGACCCGCACAGCGAGCGTCGCGCTGCCGTCGCAGCCGTGCGGCACGCTGAATGCGGCCTGGAAGTAATTGCCCGCCGTGGCCTCGTTCGGTTGCAGCGTGACGTGGGCCAGCGCCGGTGTGGCGCCGAACGCGGCGGCCACGAAGGCCGCCGCTGCCGATACGGATCGGGATCGCATCACTTCTTCATCCCGTGGCCGCTGTGATCCATTGTGCCATGGTCCATCTTCATCATGCTGCCGCCGGCATCGCCCGGCGCCTTGGCGCCGACGCCTTCGACGTCGAGCGTGAGCTGCACCTTGCCGGCCTTTTCGAACTGCAGCGTCACCGGCACCTTGTCGCCCTGCTTCAGCGGCCCTTTCAGGTCCATCAGCATGATGTGGTAGCTGCCCGGCATCAGCGTCACGGTCTTGCCGGGTTCGATCGCCAGCCCGTTGTCGAGCGGCCGCATCTTCATCACGCCGTTGTCCATCGACATTTCGTGGATCTCGACCTTGCCGGCGATGTCGGCGCTGCCGGCCACCAGACGGTCGGCGCTGCTGCCCTTGTTCTCGATGGTCAGGAAGCCGCCGGCGACCTTGGCGCCGCCGGGGGTGGCGCGGCTCCACGACTTGCTGATCACCAAATCGCCGGCCTTGACCTCGGCGGCCTGCACCGCGGCGGTGGACAGCAAAGTGGCGATTGCGACGGAGGCGACGCTGCGGATGAAGAAGTTCATGATGGTTCTCTCTGTCGGTTGAGGAATGGAGGATTCCGGACGGCGCGGGCCTCGCGATGCGAGCCCGCCGTCCGGCGATGGTCTGCGATTGGTATTCGGAGAGCGGCGGAGGCCGCGGTCAGGCAGAGGCCGGGAGCGCGGCGGGCGGCCCGCGGGCCTGAGCGTGAGCGACGCCCGGGGCGTACCGCATCGCCGGATCGCCGGGATGCCAGACTACCGTCTGGGCAAACCGGGTCAGGACGTGGTGCTGCGGCGGCAGCGCCGGCACCGACGCACCGCTCGAGGCGATCGAGCAGATCACGCAGCAGCCGGCCTCATCAGCAGCGGGGGCCGAGTCCGGCGACCGGTCAGCCATCGCCGCGCACAGCGGCGCGACCGTCACAGGGTCGGCAATCGCGGCCGCGATGAACCGTACCGCCCCGATCGGCGCCAGCAACTGCACCAGCACCACCACAGCGACCACAAGCGCCGCCCCGAAGGCTCGCCGTTGTGCCGTCCGCGCGTGGGGGCGATGAATTATCATGCAGGTCCGTTTCGTCCGCTGGAGCCCCCTACCATCGCACGACAAGTCAAGCGCGCCAAACGAAACTGCCAAGCGAATGCACGTGACAGGTTTTCGTTCATTTCACGCCTTGCCTTAAATTTGAACATTCGTTGCCGTGAATGATGACAAGGCTGTTCGAATAGGCTACCAATATCGGCACAGGCTCAGCCTCGCGGCGAAAGTCTGAGTGGTCCAAGTCTCGGGAGGAACCCTGACGTTCAACAATGGACGTCGCCCGGCCAACAACATCAACAAGCACTCGGGAAAATCATAGGGTCGACAAGTTTTTCAGCAGGGCACCGTGCCCTGCTTTTTCTTTTTCGGCATCATTTCGGCACTATTTTTCATTCGACGGATCGCCAAGCAGCCGACGTGGCTCACCAGCGAATCCCCAACCCAACGACATTTGGCAGATTGACTCGCTGCCCGTGCCTGACTCGCAGGACGGGTTGAGCGTATGCGAAACCTGTCGCCACGAATCGTGCGTGCGCCCGTGGATTCGCTGCGCTCGACCCATGCGATCAGCGCAGCAGGGCGCGCCGGCGCCGCCGAGTCGGCGCGCTTCCGCTACAGAGGCAGATTCATCAGCTTGGCGAGACGATCGATACCGAGCCAGCCGGAACGATAGGCATACAGCGCGACGGAGAAGATCACCGCCGAGATCAATGTGGTCCACAGCGCCTTGCGCGCCAGCAGCGTCGCCACCGGCGCACCGGGGTCGGTGCCGGGCGGTGCGCCCTCGCCTCCGCTCTCGGCGTGATTGCGCACACCGAACGGCAGCGTCACGAACAACACGATCCACCACAGCACGAAGTAGATCGCGAGCAGGCCGGCGACGGTGGAGACCATCGCTCAGGCTTGTTCGATTTCGACCAGCGCGCCGGAGAAATCCTTCGGATGGAAGAACAGCACCGGCTTGCCGTGGGCGCCGATCTTCGGATTGCCGTCGCCGAGCACGCGGGCACCTTCCTTGGTCAGGCGGTCGCGCGCTTCGATGATGTCCGGCACTTCGTAGCAGACGTGGTGAATGCCGCCGTCGGCGTTGCGCTCAAGAAACTTGGCGATCGGCGAGGCTTCGCCGAGCGGCTGGATGAACTCGATCTTGGTGTTCGGCAGGGTCACGAACACGGTGATGACGCCGTGCTCGGGCAACGGCACCGCTTCCGAGATCGCCGCATCGAAACCTGCACCGTAAACCTTGGCGGCCTGCACCGCATCCTTCACCGCGATCGCCACGTGGTTGAGCCGCCCGAGCATCGTCACCCTCTTTCGTTGTCGTGTTCTTGTGGTGTTTAACTCAAACCGTGAGCACGTGCACCGTGCACAGAGGTTTCTTGCCCCATTCCATCTGAACGATCGAGCGGACCGTGCGCCGCACCGACTCGGCGACCGCGTCCGGATCGCGCCGCCGGGCCCGCGGCAGGCCCTCGATTGTAGCCACCACGGCATCGAACACGATGTCTTCGAGCGGCTCGCCGGCGGTGTTGTTCTCCGGGATGCCGACCAGTTCGACTTCGGGATCGTCGGCGAGTTCACCGGTCTCGGTCAGCGCCAGTGCCACGAAGGCGCAGCCGGCGAACGCCATCTTGCGGCGCTCGACCACCGCTCGGGACTTGTCCTCCTCGAGGATGGTGCCGTCCTTGTAAAGCCGTCCCGATGGCAACTGATCGATCACAGCCGGATCGCCGGGTCCGAGCCGCACCAGATCGCCGTTGCGGCAGATCATCACCTTCGGCACGCCCATCTGCCGCGCCAGCTTGGCGTGCTCGTTGAGATGCAACGCCTCGCCGTGCACCGGGATCAGCAGTTGCGGCCGCACCCAGGAAATCATCTCGCGAAGCTCGTCACGGCGCGGATGGCCGGAGACGTGAACGAGATGATCGCGATCGGTGATCACCTCGATGCCCTGCGTCACCAGCCCGTTGATAATACCGCCGACCGCCTTCTCGTTGCCCGGGATGGTGCGCGACGAAAAGATCACGCAGTCGCCTTTGTTGAGCGTGATCTCCGGATGATCGTCCCGCGCGATCCGCGCCAGCGCGGCGCGCGGCTCACCCTGGCTGCCGGTGCACAGCGCCAGCACCTTGTCGGGCGGAAAATGCCCGTAATATTCGGGCCCGCGGAAGCTCTGCACGCCGTCGAGATGGCCAGTCTCGCGCGCAACCTGGGCGACGCGATCCATCGCGCGGCCGACCAGTACCACTTCCCGGCCTGCCGCTTTCGCGGCCTCGGCGACGGCGCGGAGGCGGCCGACATTCGACGCGAAGGTCGTGACCGCGACGCGGCCCTTGGCGGACTTGATCAGGCCGGCGAGCGACGCGGCGACCTCGGTCTCCGACGGCGAGCGGCCGTCGCGCACCGCGTTGGTGGAGTCGCCGATCAGCGCCAGCACGCCTTCGTCACCGAGCTGACGCAGCCGCGCTTCATCGGTCGGCGCGCCGACCACGGGTGTCGGATCGATCTTCCAGTCGCCGGTGTGCAGCACGGTGCCGACCGAGGTGCGGATCGCGAGCGCATGGCTTTCTGGGATCGAATGCGCCACCGGGATGAATTCCACGCTGAACGGACCGAGGTCGATGGTGCCGCCCGACGGCACCTCGGTGATCGGGATCTTCAGCGTGGTGCGTTCGGCCGCCAGCTTGGCGGCGAACAGCGAGGCGCTGAATTTAGTTGCGTAGATCGGGCAGCCGAGCTTCGGCCACAGATCGATGATCGCACCGAAATGATCCTCGTGGGCATGGGTCAGCACCAGCCCGACCAGGTTCTTCTTCTCTTTCTCGAGAAAACGGATGTCCGGCATGATCAGGTCGATGCCGGGCAGATGCTCCTCGTCGCCGAACGACACGCCGAGATCGACCGCCAGCCAGCTCCGCTGATGGCGATTGCCGAGGCCGTAGATCGACAGGTTCATGCCGATCTCGCCGACGCCGCCGAGCGGTGCAAATGTAAACTCGTCCGGACGCGCCATCACGCCGCTCCCTTCGATGCGACGCTTCTGAAATACACGTCGC belongs to Rhodopseudomonas palustris and includes:
- the mce gene encoding methylmalonyl-CoA epimerase; translation: MLGRLNHVAIAVKDAVQAAKVYGAGFDAAISEAVPLPEHGVITVFVTLPNTKIEFIQPLGEASPIAKFLERNADGGIHHVCYEVPDIIEARDRLTKEGARVLGDGNPKIGAHGKPVLFFHPKDFSGALVEIEQA
- a CDS encoding copper chaperone PCu(A)C; translated protein: MNFFIRSVASVAIATLLSTAAVQAAEVKAGDLVISKSWSRATPGGAKVAGGFLTIENKGSSADRLVAGSADIAGKVEIHEMSMDNGVMKMRPLDNGLAIEPGKTVTLMPGSYHIMLMDLKGPLKQGDKVPVTLQFEKAGKVQLTLDVEGVGAKAPGDAGGSMMKMDHGTMDHSGHGMKK
- a CDS encoding ribonuclease J, translated to MARPDEFTFAPLGGVGEIGMNLSIYGLGNRHQRSWLAVDLGVSFGDEEHLPGIDLIMPDIRFLEKEKKNLVGLVLTHAHEDHFGAIIDLWPKLGCPIYATKFSASLFAAKLAAERTTLKIPITEVPSGGTIDLGPFSVEFIPVAHSIPESHALAIRTSVGTVLHTGDWKIDPTPVVGAPTDEARLRQLGDEGVLALIGDSTNAVRDGRSPSETEVAASLAGLIKSAKGRVAVTTFASNVGRLRAVAEAAKAAGREVVLVGRAMDRVAQVARETGHLDGVQSFRGPEYYGHFPPDKVLALCTGSQGEPRAALARIARDDHPEITLNKGDCVIFSSRTIPGNEKAVGGIINGLVTQGIEVITDRDHLVHVSGHPRRDELREMISWVRPQLLIPVHGEALHLNEHAKLARQMGVPKVMICRNGDLVRLGPGDPAVIDQLPSGRLYKDGTILEEDKSRAVVERRKMAFAGCAFVALALTETGELADDPEVELVGIPENNTAGEPLEDIVFDAVVATIEGLPRARRRDPDAVAESVRRTVRSIVQMEWGKKPLCTVHVLTV
- a CDS encoding DUF1467 family protein is translated as MVSTVAGLLAIYFVLWWIVLFVTLPFGVRNHAESGGEGAPPGTDPGAPVATLLARKALWTTLISAVIFSVALYAYRSGWLGIDRLAKLMNLPL
- a CDS encoding copper resistance CopC/CopD family protein, with translation MTAARRHTLSRGRWLAWITAIAVLLWPAVAAAHASLVASDPAADSVLAAAPQSFRLTFNEPVTALRLQLIDARGRSQPITAIDQDGATLRFAPPAALGEGAHLLSWRVASADGHPIGGALTFWIGTPGQRLPAIEVPDDPMRRTAIWLTRIAFELTLLMAVGGAAFLGWIAAAPSRGARAGCAAVALLGLAALTLSVGLQGLDVLDLPLSRIGEAAVWRAGGSGSFGDAAALSGIALMVALLSLRWRGWNARLLSLGAVVSLGTAFAVSGHAATAEPREVASAAVWVHGVSLALWIGALLPLAIAIGKRDAAPATLRRFSRAIPLAILALLVSGVALAAIELGTVDALWQSDYGRVLLGKLALVLGLLGLALWNRVRLTPRLMAGDAAAVRTMRASIFAELMLVVAILGVVGLWRFTPPPRSVAAVAADVVHVHGERAMATVTLTSARAGPVEIEVLLQTADEAPLAAQALSVTLANPEAGIEPLGAAAQRAANGSWRARLTAPVPGKWTLTLGVLISDFEKVNLEGPIVIR
- the proS gene encoding proline--tRNA ligase, encoding MRLSRFFLPILKENPKEAEIVSHRLMLRAGMLRQEAAGIYAWLPLGHRVLKKIEQIVREEQNRAGAIELLMPTLQLADLWRESGRYDAYGPEMLRIADRHKRELLYGPTNEEMITEIFRAYIKSYKSLPLNLYHIQWKFRDEQRPRFGVMRGREFLMKDAYSFDVDEAGARKSYNKMFVAYLRTFARMGLKAIPMRAETGPIGGDLSHEFIVLADTGESGVFIDRDVLNLPVPDENVDYDADLTPIIKQWTSVYAATEDVHEPARYESEVPEANRLNTRGIEVGQIFYFGTKYSDSMKANVAGPDGTDAPIHGGSYGVGVSRLVGAIIEACHDDNGIIWPEAVAPFRVTILNLKQGDAATDAACDQLYRELSAKGVDVLYDDTDQRAGAKFATADLIGIPWQVHVGPRGLAEGKVELKRRSDGSRENLALADLVARLTQ
- a CDS encoding YcnI family protein, whose amino-acid sequence is MRSRSVSAAAAFVAAAFGATPALAHVTLQPNEATAGNYFQAAFSVPHGCDGSATLAVRVKIPDGVLSVKPQMKPGWSVEIKTRKIEGEQPKLHGKTITETVDEVTWRGGPLPDNLYDTFGLVMKLPDAAGKTLYFPVVQECDKGVSRWIEIPAAGQKSDALHEPAPVLRLKPKAP